The following proteins are co-located in the Bubalus bubalis isolate 160015118507 breed Murrah chromosome 21, NDDB_SH_1, whole genome shotgun sequence genome:
- the PROK2 gene encoding prokineticin-2 isoform X1 — MRSPRCARLLLLLLLPPLLLTPPAGDAAVITGACDRDPQCGGGMCCAVSIWVKSIRICTPMGKVGDSCHPMTRKNHFGNGRQERRKTKRRRKKKVPFFGRRMHHTCPCLPGLACSRTSFNRYTCLARK; from the exons ATGAGAAGCCCGCGCTGCGCCCGCCTGCTGCTCctactgctgctgccgccgctgctgctcACACCTCCCGCCGGCGACGCCGCGGTCATCACCGGG GCCTGCGACAGGGACCCCCAGTGTGGTGGAGGCATGTGCTGTGCTGTTAGTATCTGGGTTAAGAGCATACGGATTTGCACACCGATGGGCAAAGTGGGAGACAGTTGCCATCCGATGACTCGTAAA AACCATTTTGGGAATggaaggcaggaaagaagaaagacgaagagaagaagaaagaaaaag gttCCATTTTTTGGGCGGAGAATGCATCACACGTGTCCATGCCTGCCCGGCTTAGCCTGTTCACGGACTTCGTTTAACCGATACACTTGTTTAGCCCGGAAGTAA
- the PROK2 gene encoding prokineticin-2 isoform X2 translates to MRSPRCARLLLLLLLPPLLLTPPAGDAAVITGACDRDPQCGGGMCCAVSIWVKSIRICTPMGKVGDSCHPMTRKVPFFGRRMHHTCPCLPGLACSRTSFNRYTCLARK, encoded by the exons ATGAGAAGCCCGCGCTGCGCCCGCCTGCTGCTCctactgctgctgccgccgctgctgctcACACCTCCCGCCGGCGACGCCGCGGTCATCACCGGG GCCTGCGACAGGGACCCCCAGTGTGGTGGAGGCATGTGCTGTGCTGTTAGTATCTGGGTTAAGAGCATACGGATTTGCACACCGATGGGCAAAGTGGGAGACAGTTGCCATCCGATGACTCGTAAA gttCCATTTTTTGGGCGGAGAATGCATCACACGTGTCCATGCCTGCCCGGCTTAGCCTGTTCACGGACTTCGTTTAACCGATACACTTGTTTAGCCCGGAAGTAA